The genomic window GAGGTTTGTGTGATTAGGTTTGACAGTTTGGAGATAAAGGGGTTAATCCCATCCTGTGTAGTTGGTTTCCATTACATAACCATGGCTACAACTCCTTGAAGGAAACCAGAGGACGAGatcacaagaaaaacaaaggcgGGAAGTGAACAAGGtcggaaaaaaaaagaaaagagaagaactCTCAGCAGACTGACAGTTTCCCTCTGATACTACAGAGTATCTGGTGTGAGTGGGATGGTGAGTGAGACAgtgaggaacagagagagagaaaaatacaacacagaaacagagtgtAGGTTAGTGGAGTAGCACAAAATAGGGACAAAGAGGAAATCAACCCAGGCCTGTTGAGCCTAAGGATTCATTCCTGATCTGTgaaatagaagaagaagaaggacaaGATAATActaactcaaggtccacttactagcttCTTCCTGTGTAGGTAGGTAACAGTATAAGCTACTAATCCCCCATAACTGATTCTCAGAGTTCATTCAGTCAATtgacagacacatttttagatGCAGCGTGACTTATACTTTCCTCGCATATcttcaaatttcaaaataaatccacTTCATAGAcgttacagaaaaaaatgaatataaagcAAAGACATTCCTTATCACTTGGCCCCATTAACTGAGGAAATCCTTCTGTGGATGAAGACTATATGATAAGATTTTAAGCATGGAAAAAAGTGGACCTAGAATTAGATTATTTTGCCAAATTTAAATCTGCGGTGAACTgtctttaaaacaacaaacaacactgCTCCCTTTGTTGCCACACTCATGGCACCACAACCTCTCGTAGTACTGTATGAGGTGCTGTACTGTAAGGACTCACATCAGCGCTAATGTCGTTGAATTTGGTGATGAAAGCATGCTTGACGACATCCACGGCAACCTCTGAGGCTATCACCATGACTACGTCAGGAAACAGCACCCACAGGTGgtctaaaaacaaacacacacaaaaactgatcAGTGTCAATATTCAGTAAAACGGTAGTTATCACCAGGGAGCCGCTGACAGTAGCTAAGGATGGACCTGCAAGGAGCAGAGTGGTGTTCATATCTAACTGTCAAATAGATAAACCAGCTGTGCAGATTTCAGTTATTTGTGCAGCACCATGTTAGTTACCAGGGTTCCATGAAAACTGCTCCATGTTTCTCAGACAGACGATGAGTAGGAGGATGTAGTTGGTGAACCTCTCTTTTATGTCTGTgggaaacaaacaaatcaatccTGGATTAACCTACTTTGCACTCACTGTGGCTGAGCTCGATTTCCATAAATTTACCTTGCACTAAATTACCAAGTTCAAAGGCTAAGGtacaaaatgtccaaaaactgCTGACTTATGTGGGAGAACATATCTGGCAGTTTTACATATCATTTGCTGCTTACCACTGTTTGACATCTGGAAAAGGTTGTTCTTTTCAAACTTCTTGAACACACTTCCTTTGATCTCCACAAACTGCATGAAAACCCAAAAATATCATGACTGAactcatgctgctgctgctacttttACCTGAGTTACTGTAATATGGCAGTGTACGTTTATACTTCACGTTGTTTGACATCATGATGGTGAGCAGAGACTTGTTGTGGGAGTTGAAGGCTACATTGAGAGTTGTGGCCTGAACCATGATGAGGATGGCATGGAGAACTAAACACAATCAtgttaaggaaaaaaaatacactgaagaCTACAGTAACAAACATTCTACTGTTATTCTGCAACTATTATGCATTAATCTGTAGACTATTTTCAATTGAGTGACtgattgtttggtctgtaaatGTCTAAAAATTGAGAACCATTACTATTAATTTTTCTCAAAATGTAGGTAGacatctttaaataaaaacaaaacatatttagatACACAGACTGACAATAACAACCACAGGTCTTTCTCAATGAGGATACAGACGTAGAGCACGGCCATGAGGAAGTGAGGGATCACACCTATGTgtgctctcttcttctccttggGTTCAGTGGCTGTCCAATACAGGGCGTCAAGTATGTCCTGGCCAAATGATGAGAACAGGCGGTCCGCCACCTgacaacacacagaggaaagaatgagagggggaaagagaggcGAATGAGTGGGTGGGTGACTGTGCAGTACAATCAGAGCTATGAGCAATAGGAAGTATTATCCGGCTCTACCTCCAACATGTTGTAGATGATGTACAGTTTGATGACAGACTGTCCCCTGATGAGGTGGTACATCATGGCGTAATCCACGTAGCTCATCATTGAGTAACACAGCACCATAATGAAGCCTTTCAGCACATCACACACCTGAGCTGGCTGGAGCAGGCGGGagccactgaaacacacatacatatacaaattACAGATAAagaacaaaatcacaaaaaaccgACAGGAGAGGAACAGAATGCAGGTAATTATAATTGGTTTAGTCTGAACAGAGTCAGAAAAGAGCTGTACTGCCCTCTAGAGGTCAAGTACAATAATACAATGGTTGTTTCTGTTATGAAAAACTATTCATCAAATCTGTACTAACTAAGACTGCAAGTCACAATTAATCTGTCAAGTATTTTTTCAATCATCCTGTATTGCTTTCTCTATAAATGTGGCCATTACAATTTAGCAGAACACCACATGTTgtcagatgtcttgttttgtccgaccaacTGCCTAAAGCCCATGGATCAAATAAATTTAAACAGAtaataaaaccaagaaaaacaCCAAGTCCTCATATTTGCGAACCGGAAACCATGGCagacatttttgcttaataaatgacataaaacctCTTATTATCAAAATAGGAAGGATGCACTTCTTTATATATTGTGAACTACACAGGACATAGACATCTTAAAAACATCATCTGAACATAACGAACCATAACAtcttttgtaattttgtaaaaACTGGCTTGGACTGTAAAGTGTATATAACAAAATTCAAAGCAACACCAGTAGTCACTGAATAAAGCTTATTTCCAGGAAATGGTTAATCAGATACTGATCATCATTGTAGCCAAAGACCCATTTGGGAAACTGCTTAAATTTTGCATACCTGACACCTGTGTGTGAACTTTACCTGAGGCCACAGCATGGCAACGTGAGGAGTCGTAAAAGGGCCAGAATCACTCTGAGGGGCAACAGAGTGAACACGTAGAGAAACGCATCCAGGCACAGGAAGAAGCCAAATGTCATCAACTAAAAAGGGAAGTGAGAAaggaaaatgcatttatttattttttttacatatttataatTTCAAAGAATGAgataatttttttgtgtgttctaCCTTCTCCAGCTCCTTTGGGATGCGGAGGCAGGTGTAGACCCGCTCTCTGCGCTCTGTGTATTTGGCCTCATTGTGTTCCAGGAAATAGCCTCTGGTTAGCTCAGTAGTTATAAATCTGACCAGAGACAGGTCTGGAGACACACAAGgaaagattttaaaagaaaacctTGAAAAGTTACATATAAATATTACAAACTAAATCAATCACCATCACCTCGCTAATGTAAGGGAACTTCACCCTTCAGTGatgccccacacacacatccgtAAGTGGTAAAAATAACTACCATCCTAAAAGCTTTGCTGACTTATTTCGGAGGTTAACAGCAGCTGCCAGCTTGTGCATTTCAACTACTAACAAAGCAAAGTCCCTAGACAAATCATCCAAgcaatttaaaattaaaattcaggtaaaaaaaatataaattagtGACACTAAAACCAAAACCAGGAGCAGTAATCTGCTGCTATAACAGCCTGCACTCCTCTGTGAAGGTTTTCAACAACATTTTAGAACCTGGCTTCAGGGATTTGCTCCCCTCGGCCACAAGAGTATTAGTGAGGTTGGCCACTGACATTAGGCGATAAGGTCTGGCTCACAGTCGGggttccagttcatcccagaGTTATTAGGATGCTGCACAGGtcagtcaagttcttccacacccAACTGGGAATATCATGTTTCTTTATGGACCTCACTTTGTGCATTGGGGCACTGAaatgatgacaaagaaaagggCTTGGAAGGACACTGCTGTCTAAAATATTGTTGTATCCTGCAGCTTTAAGATTCCCCATAAAGTGGCACTGCACCCTTTTTATACATCAGAGTCAATTTAGCAGTCACAGGCAGTACGACTCAgtactactcagcctgtgaaaacagttgtataacgCTTTTGTGACTCTGGAGAACATTTCTCCTCAGGGTTATCTCAGGTTGGGCTAAGTGTTAAAGcataaagtgttttttaaaatttgaccCATGGCGGAGGGAAAAAGTCTGGATATCTTGGCCCCTTCTGCATCAATAGGCACAGCAGAAAAAGCACGGTGTGAACATAAAATTAATGAattccattttttaaaactattattttcattatattttcagGTAATAATAAGGGCTGACAGCCATGTAATGGCTTTTTTGCTTGCAGCCAAGAGTATTTTATACTGCAGTTAAAGTTTTGGACATCTGGATACTGGATACTGTAAGTATTTGAATTTTGTACCTCAACAAGGGGATATTTtcagatataaaacagaaagagaagcaTCTTGTTGTATCACAAAGCCACAAGCTTTCAAGCCTGACATTGTACACAGTGTACTCATAGTGTACTCTGAATTGGAACCCACCCAAACATGCTAGGGGCATATCAAATTGACTTTTTTTATGTACAACATTAGAAAATCTTAATGTTGAAAacaatggtttaaaaaaaaagtcagataaTGTAGTGTACAATATTTGTTAGTGTAAAGTATAATAAGGGAGAAATACCTCAAAATCATACTTACTTGAATAATTAAGCTACTACCAGTCATAAGGTTGCATATAATATAAGTTAGGCACTTAACGGTATCTTAATCCAGCTCAGTGTTTGACAAATACCATCTGAGGTGCTAATGACATCCTGACATCAAGCGCTAACTCGGAGTAGCACCACTGTTGCCAGGTTGGGCGGTTTTCCGGGAGAGACGATACTGTGTGTGGAGAAAGGGACAGGTGCGTGCAAGACGGAAAGTTCGTTATTGCTCCCTTATCAACGAGATCAGCACCCGCGACAGCAACAATTCAGGTAGCAAAACTACTCTAAAACCGTTAGCCCCACAATTTGTGTCACAAATCGTAATAACTCGGTCAAATCTAAACACGCAAACTTTTAAATTCATTGTGGTTTACACTTAACAGACATCCTTGTCGCCACTGTATACTGCAAATAAACATCCCTAAACCCGCTTAGAAATCGCAGAAAGAATGCTCATTATAActgcagaacttgcctgagaatcgTCACTTTTTGAGTTTTCATCAGTctcaaaataattaatttgcAGCTGTCAGTATATTCAATGATGAGCAGCAATCCGGAACTTCTAATTGCAAATTCGGCGAACTTACttttctaaaatgtaaacaaatacaggctAAAGTACAGGGCTCAAGTTATAGCCCACAGCTGAACTCACTGAGTCTATGGCAATATTACGTACTTTAAGCATCTTCGGCTACAACTGTTAATTTCAATGACGACATTTAACGTTTAAATTGTGTATATGTATGCGTATATATGACGTACAAAAAACTCTTGAACAAAAATTGCAGATTTGGCTACTTTTCTGACGATTGGGTGGATTCTAGGCTCTGACTGGGCTACTTTTCGTCAGTCATATCTGGCAACACAGAGCAGCGCCCAAAACTGCACAGACTCAACTGACTGAAATTGCTGCGTGCTCATGCATCGTGATTATCACAGATAACCACGCTTACAGTGCAGTAGCCTCATTTAACCCGAGCTGCTTTTCCTGtgggcaaaaaacaaaaaacaaacaagcaccTCTGCACCTAGCTTAGTGCTGTCAAACTGAAGGGGTCTATGGCTGTGCAAACGAGGCTAGCTCTCACCTGACAGGTTGCGTTTTTTGCCTTTACTGCCGCCATTTTTATCGCTGAACCCCAGCGTCTCCGTGACTCCGTCCTTCTCCTTGTTCTTCTCGGTTTTGGCAGCCTTACTgtccctctccctgtcctccttctccttctctttctcctctcccagACTTGTCGACAGCGAGTCCGCCATCTTCGCCAAACGGTCTCAGCTGCTGCCTGGGAGACTGACATCTGCGTCACATGCCGTGGCGTCATCACGCCCCGTAGTGTCACTGAATCACCAGCAGGTGTCGCCAAAAGCCCAGTGAGTCATTTTACACCTGGTGAAGTTGgttgattaaattattaataacCAATTGATTACCTCATGGATGGGCCTTGTGTCAAAATCATTTCAGTAACTTATTTTtcattccagcagcagcaggagtaaAAGCTGCATTCAAAGCTTTGAGCAAAATATAATAAAGCTAGACTGCCATGTGCACTGAACCTGATGACAGGGTGTATGCATCAGGGTACATACTGTACAGGACGCAGGTAGGTGCGGGAGGAATGGGATTCAGCAGGGGCCCACGACTCATTTTTGCCCCTGGCCCCCTCACACATGGCTGGATGAACCAGCTTGGCAGTCGTGGTGTAAAAATGAGCAGCTTGACCCCactcccactttttttttttaataatctgttCTGAACATTGTGTATTCCTGTACTGGAACATCATGAAACTCCAGGTTTGATGTGGTAATTTGAttataaacacactgtatttgtGTATGGTATATAAGTTACTACTAAGTCATTCAGAGATATAGAGATAACAATATAAAAGTGACACATTGACCaaataacaatataaaagtTCTGAAATATACAATATAACCCAACAACATCATTATAAAAGGACTGAATATACATATCTAAACATTAAATGCAGTTTGATGTAAACTTAACACCTATAATTTCTTTATTagtacatttttactttgtgtaTATGTTTTAATGCGTGTATATTGTATTGCACACTCTGTGAATAATGTAAACCTGCAGGTTATCTATGAATAATATAATGGACGAGAAAGTACTTCAACACAAAATAGAAATGTACTTGCTTTGATAGACCTAAATGAATAAGTGGAGCATGCAAGGAACAAGATAGAAGATTTAGGACCAGTAGGATAAACTCACTGGTGCCATTACTTGACCTTTAGGGTGAGTGTTATAATGAACCACATCTGTCTTTCTGACACAATTAACTACGCTTATACGAGTTTATAGCTGCAGCCGCCACTAAAGTCACCAATTAGATAATACATTTCCAGCTCCAAATACCAAGTCGCAAAGGTTAATTCATCCTCTGATtaaagaggagtgtgtgtgtgtgagagagagagagagagggggggagcAGGAACCAGGCGCACTGGGTAGGGATAGAGTTTCCCCTGGTAAGAGATCTCTTTAACCGCCTTAGATTCTGTTTCTCCTGCCCTGTGACTCATTTCGTCAATACACGCAATGATTCAGCAATAGAAACAACTTTTTTGTGGgattatgatttatttttacttttcaaacCATAGAATAAACTCATGGTGATCGCCGGGTGCGTTTCGCGGTCGCTGCCCGGCGTCGTGTTACCTCCCTCGGGGCAGCACCATGGGCTCGTAAGATGCCTTCTCTGTGGAAACGGATAACGTTCTCGGTGGCCTCGGTGCTCTGTGTCGGCTCGGTGGTCCTCCTGGTCGTGGCCCTGTCCACGCAGCGGTGGGTCACCGGACGGATCCTGTGTAAAACCGGGGCGGAGATAGTGAACGCTTCTCACCCGGAGCTGGACCAGTTCATCGGTGACATTTATTACGGCTTATTCCAGGGAGGAAAAAGCAAGAAGTGCGGACTCGGGAAGAGGCGCTCCAAAATATACAGTAAGATCGCACAAGCCTCCCACATCTATAAACTTAATCGTGTAGGCTATTGTACGTTCAGCGAAATAAGTTATGGAGATCGCAAAGTTTCCAAAATTACCAAATATATCAGGCTGAAATCTGTGGAAGCATTTCAGAAAGTGATGTCCTAGAGATGCAGAATATTTTCATAGTGCAACCATAAAAAATagtcttttaatttttaaattaaatgtaaacatataCAATTGCTTCACTGAAgagtttgataaaaaaaaaaaaaaacatgatgattttcCAGTCTTAAGGGAGAACTGTGTGCAAACAtatcaaatacaaacacacctgtTGCTTATAATAGAAATTAGCTGCCATGTTTATCTAATATAAGCTCACTTAATATTTAATATAGTTTATAACActtcataaatattttatatcgCCTGTCTTGGATTCTTTTATTGGCATTTTTTGCTCGACAAACtccacaaaaacatgaaactcaacaatgatcatttaaaaacatttaaacacaattaTGAAGATCTTTTATTATATTCAAAAGGACAagaaacacagattaaaacatatACTACTGACTTAAATACCACAGTACAAACATGTAGAATCGCTTTAGCTCATttaaaattaatacatttaataaaattgACAATATATACTATCTGATTCTGTCAGCACACAATTGTGTCAGGCTCCAGCTTTTTCAGGTTAGTATGTAACCTTCAAAGACTTTTGTTTGTGCCTTAGGTACTGAATTAAAATCATTTAAGATATGCTCAGATTTGACACAGATCCTCTGAGCGTGAGGACATTATTGTTCATTTTTCTGCCAGTGTCACACATGTACTGATGCTGTTCAGGTGGTGTATAACTCCACCTTTCTGTCCAGTGTGAAATATGTGCAATAAATaacaaaagagacagagtgCATCCACACAGTGTACATCATCTGTTCACAGTTTTACTATCAATCAACAGCTGTCCCACTTACACATGCTCTGTCTTCATCTTGACTCATACTAACCAGCTCACTGggctgataatgtgtgtgtttctctgtttttgtccagTTTTCCCAAAGCTTGTGCGAACACTGAACGGAGGCCTTCACATGATGGTGATCCTCTTCTTGCTGGCAGCCATCGGCTTCGCTCTGGTCAGTCTGTCCTTCTGTATTTACAACGCACGTAAGGTTCCCTACCAGAGCATCAAGGGGCACAAAGGACTCTACCTGTGGAACTTCATCGCTGGTATGTGAAGAGATTCTTCCCTCCAAGTTGCCCTCAAACATTGATATATTTTCAATTTCCATGCCCCGTGTTTgctctctttttgtttccagCTCTGTTTGGTTCCCTgggtgttttgtgtttcctggCGGCAGTGAGGCACCACAGTCTGACCGAGCGGGTGGCAAACTATCAGGAGAACCTCTTCATCCTTGTTATCCTGGACGACAGCCTGGACTGGTCCTTCTGGCTGGGTGTAGGCAGCATTGTGACTCACTTTGCTGTCTGTGGAGTGGTTGCTATGAGCCGGATCAAGCTGCCCAAACCAGAGATGAAGAAGCCAGAGGAACCCACTGTCTCTGCTCTGGACCTGCTCTAC from Lates calcarifer isolate ASB-BC8 linkage group LG5, TLL_Latcal_v3, whole genome shotgun sequence includes these protein-coding regions:
- the clrn2 gene encoding clarin-2 is translated as MPSLWKRITFSVASVLCVGSVVLLVVALSTQRWVTGRILCKTGAEIVNASHPELDQFIGDIYYGLFQGGKSKKCGLGKRRSKIYIFPKLVRTLNGGLHMMVILFLLAAIGFALVSLSFCIYNARKVPYQSIKGHKGLYLWNFIAALFGSLGVLCFLAAVRHHSLTERVANYQENLFILVILDDSLDWSFWLGVGSIVTHFAVCGVVAMSRIKLPKPEMKKPEEPTVSALDLLY
- the tapt1b gene encoding transmembrane anterior posterior transformation protein 1 homolog, with amino-acid sequence MADSLSTSLGEEKEKEKEDRERDSKAAKTEKNKEKDGVTETLGFSDKNGGSKGKKRNLSDLSLVRFITTELTRGYFLEHNEAKYTERRERVYTCLRIPKELEKLMTFGFFLCLDAFLYVFTLLPLRVILALLRLLTLPCCGLSGSRLLQPAQVCDVLKGFIMVLCYSMMSYVDYAMMYHLIRGQSVIKLYIIYNMLEVADRLFSSFGQDILDALYWTATEPKEKKRAHIGVIPHFLMAVLYVFLHAILIMVQATTLNVAFNSHNKSLLTIMMSNNFVEIKGSVFKKFEKNNLFQMSNSDIKERFTNYILLLIVCLRNMEQFSWNPDHLWVLFPDVVMVIASEVAVDVVKHAFITKFNDISADVYGEYRASLAFDLVSSRQKNAYTDYSDSVSRRMGFIPLPLALLLIRVVTSSVKIQGSLSFMCVLLFYLGMITLKVLNSIVLLGTSCVFVKEANMEEKLFDPPPSAVSSRVNSRAHRTKHVHISPQQEPTTDKGGVSLASDISPPTNVAESSAPTLPKSDSDTFLTTPDEDEDEKIINADTGLEGDGLKNRTPKKDLLEIDRFTICGNRID